One window of Perca flavescens isolate YP-PL-M2 chromosome 15, PFLA_1.0, whole genome shotgun sequence genomic DNA carries:
- the jpt2 gene encoding jupiter microtubule associated homolog 2 isoform X2, whose product MTSTNMFQGLDTGTKPSSRVLQPPGGGSSNLFGGYEDDSAASRRPNKMASKVFAPAEDSQCVPKRSNPPGGKTSGIFGEPEPPAQQQRPKPPGGPTSNIFGAAESAPAQSQNRSHPNKPKDNLSVGPESSPSLEAKVSQPEGKVEAAPPAPIPAKEEPAVVSAPPEPKPQSPSFSSSPPVEKEETGELKNHEPHLGPKPRSHNRVLNPPGGKSSVVFY is encoded by the exons GTTGGATACTGGTACAAAACCAAGTTCAAG GGTGTTGCAGCCTCCTGGAGGTGGCTCCAGTAACCTCTTTGGTGGATATGAAGATGACTCTGCAGCATCAAGAAGACCTAATAAGATGGCCTCTAAAGTTTTTGCTCCAGCAGAGGACTCCCAGTGTGTACCCAAACGCTCCAATCCTCCAG GTGGGAAGACTAGTGGAATATTTGGGGAACCTGAACCTCCAGCTCAGCAACAGAGACCCAAACCTCCTGGTGGCCCAACCAGCAACATATTCGGTGCTGCAGAGAGTGCACCTGCTCAAAGCCAGAACCGAAGCCACCCAAATAAGCCAAAG gacAATCTAAGTGTGGGACCTGAATCATCACCAT CACTTGAAGCCAAGGTCAGCCAACCTGAAGGGAAGGTGGAAGCTGCCCCCCCAGCTCCCATTCCAGCCAAAGAAGAGCCTGCTGTTGTCTCGGCCCCTCCTGAGCCCAAGCCCCAGTccccttctttctcttcttcaccTCCTGTTGAGAAAGAGGAGACTGGTGAGCTGAAGAACCACGAGCCTCATCTGGGACCCAAGCCTCGCTCTCACAACAGGGTCCTCAACCCCCCTGGAGGAAAGTCTAGTGTGGTATTCTACTGA
- the jpt2 gene encoding jupiter microtubule associated homolog 2 isoform X1: MTSTNMFQGLDTGTKPSSRVLQPPGGGSSNLFGGYEDDSAASRRPNKMASKVFAPAEDSQCVPKRSNPPGQTSLSGLDVQRQASKKQGGKTSGIFGEPEPPAQQQRPKPPGGPTSNIFGAAESAPAQSQNRSHPNKPKDNLSVGPESSPSLEAKVSQPEGKVEAAPPAPIPAKEEPAVVSAPPEPKPQSPSFSSSPPVEKEETGELKNHEPHLGPKPRSHNRVLNPPGGKSSVVFY, translated from the exons GTTGGATACTGGTACAAAACCAAGTTCAAG GGTGTTGCAGCCTCCTGGAGGTGGCTCCAGTAACCTCTTTGGTGGATATGAAGATGACTCTGCAGCATCAAGAAGACCTAATAAGATGGCCTCTAAAGTTTTTGCTCCAGCAGAGGACTCCCAGTGTGTACCCAAACGCTCCAATCCTCCAGGTCAGACAAGCTTGTCAGGGCTTGATGTGCAGAGGCAGGCCAGTAAAAAACAGG GTGGGAAGACTAGTGGAATATTTGGGGAACCTGAACCTCCAGCTCAGCAACAGAGACCCAAACCTCCTGGTGGCCCAACCAGCAACATATTCGGTGCTGCAGAGAGTGCACCTGCTCAAAGCCAGAACCGAAGCCACCCAAATAAGCCAAAG gacAATCTAAGTGTGGGACCTGAATCATCACCAT CACTTGAAGCCAAGGTCAGCCAACCTGAAGGGAAGGTGGAAGCTGCCCCCCCAGCTCCCATTCCAGCCAAAGAAGAGCCTGCTGTTGTCTCGGCCCCTCCTGAGCCCAAGCCCCAGTccccttctttctcttcttcaccTCCTGTTGAGAAAGAGGAGACTGGTGAGCTGAAGAACCACGAGCCTCATCTGGGACCCAAGCCTCGCTCTCACAACAGGGTCCTCAACCCCCCTGGAGGAAAGTCTAGTGTGGTATTCTACTGA